One region of Thiomonas intermedia genomic DNA includes:
- the recN gene encoding DNA repair protein RecN has protein sequence MLLHLHLRDFVIVPELDIDLAAGFTVLTGETGAGKSILIDALKLALGERADSSVVRAGALRAEISAEFSLTPPLAAWLEAQGFAAEADTLLLRRVIDAQGKSRGFLNGSPATAAQLKAAGEWLVDIHGQHAYQGLVRREVVTQLLDGYAGAQDEARAVAQAWAQWRDAHAALQQARRDAGALDEERERLQWQCEELDRLQPQFGDWEALEAEHKRLAHVSSLLEDFAAAAGALDGEDQGVLPLLAQAQQALERALQVDAGLQPLVQQIEAAQTSLSDLSHELRRLAERTEADPQRLAELDVRLSGWMSLARKHRVTAAALPQTHQTLRDKLQQLNLSADLPALESAEQQALAALQKVAAKLSARRRKAAQQLAKAVQAAMQELGMPGGRFDVALVPLDAVGARGAEAVELQVAAHPGAELRALGKVASGGELSRIALAVAVTTSALQDTDTLIFDEVDAGIGGAVAQTVGRLLRRLGGDRQVLAVTHLAQVAACAQQHFAVRKHSSGQQTASLLDALAPAQRPGEIARMLGGNAQSDAALEHARELLAACDAT, from the coding sequence ATGCTGCTGCATCTGCATTTGCGTGATTTCGTCATCGTTCCCGAACTCGACATCGATCTGGCGGCCGGGTTCACCGTGCTCACGGGCGAGACTGGCGCGGGCAAGTCCATCCTGATCGACGCGCTCAAGCTCGCGTTGGGCGAGCGCGCCGACAGCAGCGTGGTGCGCGCGGGGGCGTTGCGTGCCGAGATCAGCGCCGAGTTCAGTCTGACTCCGCCGCTGGCCGCCTGGCTGGAGGCGCAGGGGTTTGCCGCCGAGGCCGATACGCTGCTGCTGCGCCGCGTGATCGACGCGCAGGGCAAGTCACGCGGTTTTCTCAACGGCAGCCCGGCCACCGCCGCGCAGCTCAAGGCGGCCGGGGAGTGGTTGGTGGACATTCACGGCCAGCACGCCTACCAGGGTCTGGTGCGGCGCGAGGTCGTCACCCAACTGCTCGACGGCTATGCCGGGGCGCAGGACGAAGCCCGGGCCGTGGCCCAAGCCTGGGCCCAGTGGCGCGACGCGCATGCCGCCCTGCAGCAGGCGCGCCGCGACGCTGGAGCCCTGGACGAAGAGCGCGAGCGCCTGCAGTGGCAATGCGAGGAACTCGACCGCCTGCAGCCGCAGTTCGGCGATTGGGAGGCGCTGGAGGCCGAGCACAAGCGCCTTGCCCATGTCAGCAGTCTGCTCGAAGATTTCGCGGCGGCCGCTGGGGCGCTCGATGGGGAGGATCAGGGTGTCCTGCCCTTGCTGGCGCAGGCGCAGCAGGCCTTGGAGCGTGCGCTGCAGGTCGATGCCGGTCTGCAGCCGCTGGTGCAGCAGATCGAGGCGGCGCAAACCAGTCTGAGCGATCTCAGCCACGAGCTGCGCCGACTCGCCGAGCGCACCGAGGCCGACCCGCAGCGCCTGGCCGAACTGGATGTCCGGCTCTCGGGCTGGATGAGCCTTGCGCGCAAACATCGCGTGACGGCCGCGGCTCTTCCGCAAACCCATCAAACCCTGCGCGACAAGCTCCAGCAGCTCAATCTCAGCGCCGACCTTCCCGCCCTGGAGAGCGCCGAGCAGCAGGCGCTAGCCGCCTTGCAAAAGGTTGCTGCCAAGCTCAGCGCCAGGCGCCGCAAGGCCGCGCAGCAATTGGCCAAGGCCGTGCAGGCGGCCATGCAGGAACTGGGTATGCCCGGCGGGCGCTTCGACGTGGCGCTCGTGCCGCTCGACGCCGTGGGCGCGCGCGGGGCGGAGGCCGTGGAACTGCAGGTGGCCGCGCATCCGGGCGCAGAGCTGCGCGCGCTGGGCAAGGTGGCCAGCGGTGGCGAGCTGTCCCGCATTGCCCTGGCCGTCGCCGTGACCACGAGCGCCCTGCAGGACACCGACACCCTGATCTTCGACGAGGTCGATGCCGGCATTGGCGGTGCCGTGGCGCAGACCGTGGGGCGGCTGTTGCGCCGCCTGGGGGGCGACCGGCAGGTGCTGGCCGTCACCCATCTGGCGCAGGTGGCCGCCTGCGCCCAGCAGCATTTCGCGGTGCGCAAGCACAGCAGCGGCCAGCAGACAGCCAGTCTGCTCGACGCGCTCGCGCCGGCGCAGCGGCCTGGCGAGATCGCCCGTATGCTGGGTGGCAACGCCCAGTCCGACGCCGCGCTGGAACACGCGCGCGAACTGCTCGCGGCCTGCGACGCGACCTGA
- a CDS encoding NAD kinase, with translation MLRTVFQQVLLIGKYQAPQAQRKLGEIAARLSRAGVEVWVGELTAQHTELPYPVLRSSELAERTAQGGWVAVVLGGDGTMLGAARRLAPLNVPLVGINAGRLGFMTDIADSEWDSAIDGLMAGEFEREERAMLSGAVERAGQTIFSAIAVNDVVVNRNGASGLVELKVEVDGRFMYVQRADGLIVATPTGSTAYALSAYGPILHPSVNGVVLVPIAPHTLSNRPIVLPGGADIVIEVVTPRDVSVNFDMQSYAELIGGDRIRIGQAPYRCVFLHPPGWSYFSTLRRKLHWHEGPDES, from the coding sequence ATGCTCCGTACCGTGTTCCAGCAGGTTTTGCTGATCGGCAAGTATCAGGCGCCGCAGGCGCAGCGCAAGCTCGGCGAGATTGCCGCCCGTCTGAGCCGGGCCGGGGTGGAGGTCTGGGTCGGCGAGCTCACCGCGCAGCACACCGAGCTGCCCTACCCGGTGTTGCGCAGTAGCGAGTTGGCCGAACGCACCGCGCAGGGCGGCTGGGTGGCGGTGGTGCTGGGGGGCGACGGCACCATGCTGGGCGCGGCGCGGCGACTGGCGCCTTTGAATGTGCCGCTGGTGGGCATCAATGCCGGACGTCTGGGCTTCATGACCGATATCGCCGACAGCGAATGGGACAGCGCGATCGACGGCCTGATGGCGGGTGAATTCGAGCGCGAGGAACGCGCCATGCTTTCAGGTGCGGTGGAGCGCGCGGGACAGACCATCTTCAGCGCCATCGCGGTGAATGATGTGGTGGTCAACCGCAATGGGGCGTCGGGCCTGGTCGAGCTGAAAGTGGAGGTGGACGGCCGCTTCATGTACGTGCAGCGGGCCGACGGCCTGATCGTGGCCACGCCGACCGGCTCGACCGCCTACGCCTTGTCGGCCTACGGGCCCATCCTGCATCCCAGCGTCAACGGCGTGGTGCTGGTGCCGATTGCGCCGCACACCCTGTCGAACCGCCCGATCGTGTTGCCGGGCGGTGCCGACATCGTGATCGAGGTGGTCACGCCGCGCGACGTCAGTGTGAATTTCGACATGCAGAGCTATGCCGAGTTGATCGGTGGCGACCGCATTCGCATCGGCCAGGCGCCGTATCGCTGCGTCTTCCTCCATCCGCCCGGCTGGAGCTATTTCTCCACCCTGCGCAGGAAGCTCCATTGGCATGAAGGGCCCGATGAGTCTTGA
- the hrcA gene encoding heat-inducible transcriptional repressor HrcA yields the protein MDERARLLLKTLIEHYIADGQPVGSRTLSRASGLELSAATIRNVMADLEDLGLITSPHTSAGRIPTPRGYRIFVDAMLTAQSPKQPDLLPQTLQQHIDTAPPQQVMMRAAQLMSSLSQFVGVVLAPQRSAAFRHIEFLQLSEHRILLIIVSPEGDVQNRMLHWPHALSQNELNTATNYLNAHFSGMSFEQVAQKLGSEVEHLRSELVALMQAGVQAGSQALQQPQDQVVISGQQQLLGIGDLSGNLGKLRQLFDLFEQKAQLLKLMDASARADGVRIYIGGESEAVPFEELSVITAPYAADGTVIGTLGVIGPTRMAYDRMIQIVDITAKLVGNALSQR from the coding sequence ATGGACGAACGCGCCCGACTGCTGCTCAAGACCCTGATCGAACACTACATCGCCGATGGTCAGCCGGTGGGCTCGCGCACGCTATCGCGCGCCTCGGGGCTGGAGTTGTCTGCAGCCACCATCCGCAACGTCATGGCCGATCTGGAAGATCTGGGCCTGATCACGAGCCCGCACACCTCCGCGGGGCGCATTCCCACGCCACGTGGCTACCGCATCTTCGTCGATGCCATGCTCACGGCCCAGTCGCCCAAGCAGCCCGATCTGCTGCCGCAGACGCTGCAACAACACATCGACACCGCCCCGCCGCAGCAAGTGATGATGCGCGCGGCGCAGCTCATGTCCAGTCTGTCGCAGTTCGTCGGCGTGGTCCTGGCGCCGCAGCGCAGCGCCGCGTTTCGCCACATCGAGTTTCTGCAGCTGAGCGAACATCGCATCCTGCTCATCATCGTCAGCCCCGAGGGCGATGTGCAAAACCGCATGCTGCACTGGCCGCATGCCCTCAGCCAGAACGAGCTCAACACCGCGACCAACTACCTCAACGCTCATTTTTCGGGCATGAGTTTCGAGCAGGTCGCGCAAAAGCTCGGCAGCGAAGTGGAACACCTGCGCAGTGAACTCGTCGCCCTCATGCAGGCCGGCGTGCAGGCGGGCAGCCAGGCGCTGCAACAACCGCAGGATCAGGTCGTCATCTCCGGGCAGCAGCAACTGCTGGGCATCGGCGATCTCTCGGGCAATCTGGGCAAACTCCGCCAGCTCTTCGACCTGTTCGAGCAAAAAGCCCAGCTGCTCAAGCTCATGGACGCCTCCGCGCGGGCCGATGGCGTGCGCATCTACATCGGCGGCGAAAGCGAGGCCGTGCCCTTTGAGGAACTCTCCGTCATCACCGCGCCCTACGCGGCGGACGGCACCGTCATCGGCACCCTGGGCGTCATCGGCCCCACCCGCATGGCCTATGACCGCATGATCCAGATCGTGGACATCACCGCCAAGCTCGTCGGCAATGCCCTGAGCCAGCGGTAA
- a CDS encoding universal stress protein, translating into MLIVLPVDGSSYTLKAAQVLVHHARLYSEPPSVVLFTVALPIGTPLARAQISKATLDDYYREVSAQALAPAEAVLKDAGLAYEARDGVGDPAEQIAAEARRLQPDLLIMGTHGHSALKGFVMGSVASKVVASTTVPVLLVR; encoded by the coding sequence ATGCTGATTGTTCTTCCGGTTGACGGTTCCTCTTACACCCTCAAGGCTGCGCAGGTGCTGGTGCATCACGCTCGGCTTTACAGCGAGCCGCCCAGTGTCGTGTTGTTCACAGTGGCGCTCCCCATCGGCACACCGCTGGCGCGGGCGCAGATCAGCAAGGCAACGCTGGACGATTACTACCGCGAAGTCAGCGCACAGGCGCTGGCACCTGCCGAGGCCGTGTTGAAAGACGCAGGGCTGGCTTACGAGGCACGCGATGGGGTGGGCGATCCAGCCGAGCAGATTGCGGCCGAGGCCAGACGCCTGCAGCCCGATCTGCTCATCATGGGGACGCACGGCCATTCGGCACTGAAGGGTTTTGTCATGGGGTCGGTGGCGAGCAAGGTGGTGGCGTCCACCACGGTGCCGGTGTTGCTGGTGCGCTGA
- a CDS encoding porin, translated as MKKSLIALAVLGTFGMGAAQAADTVQLYGIIDLGVAHFNNDGAGNVTKLGTGGQSGSRIGLKGSEDLGGGLTAIFQAETGFCANGGSSASATGGSTTTTGNQYCTGGGFMGRTSMVGLKGSFGTVAAGRMYTLDFNDQAAVDPFGYGLMGNIANIGTIGSPARASQMVAYMSPSFGGFNFAAGYVFGDGLTGLTTATTTQTTGAYNLHAGYNNGPLMVGLDYLRVNNSNGDATVKHTMLVGTYDLGVAKLAAMYAQNKPNANAAGATVNTNQQAWMLGGTIPVGPGAVLVSYTQTKNKSVSASTSKQIALGYTYSLSKRTNLYASYARITNDANANAIVNDSTGNNDAPMGPNGLTSTGFDFGIRHQF; from the coding sequence ATGAAAAAATCACTCATTGCCCTGGCTGTGCTCGGTACTTTCGGCATGGGCGCTGCCCAAGCTGCTGACACCGTTCAGCTGTACGGCATCATCGACCTGGGCGTGGCCCACTTCAACAACGACGGCGCAGGCAACGTGACCAAGCTCGGCACGGGTGGTCAATCCGGCTCGCGGATCGGCCTCAAGGGCTCCGAGGATCTGGGTGGCGGCCTGACTGCGATCTTCCAAGCAGAGACCGGCTTCTGCGCCAACGGCGGCAGCTCGGCTTCTGCTACCGGCGGCTCTACTACCACGACTGGTAACCAATACTGCACCGGCGGCGGCTTCATGGGCCGTACCAGCATGGTGGGCTTGAAGGGTAGCTTCGGTACGGTGGCTGCTGGCCGCATGTACACGCTGGACTTCAACGACCAAGCTGCTGTCGATCCGTTCGGCTATGGCCTGATGGGCAATATCGCCAACATCGGGACTATCGGCTCACCGGCCCGCGCCAGCCAGATGGTGGCCTACATGTCGCCGAGCTTCGGAGGCTTCAACTTCGCCGCTGGCTATGTGTTTGGTGACGGTCTTACTGGCCTGACGACGGCGACGACGACCCAAACGACGGGCGCATATAACCTGCATGCCGGTTACAACAACGGCCCGTTGATGGTTGGCCTGGACTATCTGCGCGTCAACAACAGCAATGGCGATGCCACTGTCAAGCACACCATGCTGGTCGGCACCTATGACCTGGGCGTGGCGAAACTGGCTGCTATGTACGCACAGAACAAGCCGAATGCCAACGCTGCTGGTGCGACGGTTAACACCAACCAGCAAGCCTGGATGCTGGGCGGCACCATTCCCGTGGGCCCGGGCGCCGTTCTGGTGTCTTACACCCAAACCAAGAACAAGAGCGTTTCTGCGAGCACTAGCAAGCAAATCGCTCTGGGTTACACGTACTCGCTGTCCAAGCGTACCAACCTGTACGCGTCGTATGCCCGCATCACCAACGATGCCAATGCCAATGCAATCGTGAACGACAGCACGGGCAACAACGATGCGCCGATGGGCCCCAATGGTCTTACCTCCACGGGTTTTGACTTCGGCATCCGTCACCAGTTCTGA
- a CDS encoding porin, with translation MKKSLIALAVFSAFSGAAFAADSVQLYGTLDMGVTRYSNGSADSLTNMTSGVLNGTKFGVKGTEDLGGGLTAGFQAETGFCSQGGGTGYGSTTPAGNQYCTGGGFMGRTSMVNLSGGFGTVAAGRMYSFTDNSIGTVDPTANSLLGYSGQLIPADSISRISQMIAYMSPTLLGGLTLNAGYAFGDGTGLTTKTTGAYNLNATYAAGPIVAGLDYQRLNVDTATSSGAAAIKNTMLFGSYDFGVVKVGGLFARNKPDASTLLDETDSWMLGVSAPIGAGSLQLAYTQLKDKTTEANGANVWNLGYVYAMSKRTQLYANYARLSNKSAAMYTISGAMGVSAPTPTTGGFNSSGFAVGISHSF, from the coding sequence ATGAAAAAATCACTGATTGCCCTGGCGGTTTTCAGCGCCTTCTCTGGCGCAGCTTTCGCTGCAGACAGCGTTCAACTCTACGGTACCTTGGACATGGGCGTCACCCGCTACAGCAACGGTAGCGCTGACAGCCTGACCAATATGACCAGCGGCGTGCTCAATGGCACCAAATTTGGCGTGAAGGGCACGGAAGATCTGGGCGGCGGCCTCACGGCTGGCTTCCAGGCTGAAACGGGCTTCTGCTCCCAAGGCGGCGGTACTGGCTATGGTTCAACCACTCCTGCTGGCAACCAGTATTGCACGGGCGGTGGCTTCATGGGCCGCACTTCGATGGTCAACTTGTCCGGTGGGTTTGGTACCGTGGCCGCTGGCCGTATGTACTCTTTCACCGACAATTCCATCGGTACGGTTGACCCCACTGCAAACAGCCTGCTCGGCTATTCCGGCCAGCTGATCCCCGCGGACAGCATTAGCCGTATCAGCCAGATGATCGCGTACATGTCGCCCACGTTGCTGGGCGGCCTGACTCTTAACGCTGGCTATGCCTTCGGCGATGGCACGGGCCTGACCACCAAGACCACTGGCGCTTACAACCTGAATGCCACCTACGCTGCAGGCCCGATCGTTGCTGGTCTCGACTACCAGCGTCTGAACGTTGACACCGCTACATCTTCCGGCGCTGCTGCAATCAAGAACACCATGTTGTTCGGCAGCTACGATTTCGGCGTGGTCAAGGTCGGTGGTCTGTTCGCCAGAAACAAGCCTGATGCGTCCACGCTGCTTGACGAAACGGATTCCTGGATGCTGGGCGTGTCCGCCCCCATCGGCGCAGGCTCCCTGCAGCTCGCCTACACACAGCTGAAGGACAAGACGACTGAAGCCAACGGTGCCAACGTCTGGAACTTGGGCTATGTGTACGCGATGTCCAAGCGTACCCAGCTGTATGCTAACTACGCTCGTCTGTCCAACAAGTCTGCTGCCATGTACACCATCTCTGGCGCCATGGGTGTGTCGGCACCCACCCCGACCACGGGTGGTTTCAACTCCAGCGGCTTCGCCGTGGGTATCAGCCACAGCTTCTAA
- a CDS encoding OsmC family protein: MQCTVQWEGSDGMAFTAHTETGHTLRMDGAPASAPGEPGGHNLAPRPMETVLVGTGGCTAYDVVFILKKARQDVRGCTVRLDAERATADPKVFTRIHMHFVVTGVNLREDMVRRAVELSHTKYCSASAMLEKTAVMTFDIEIKSSEI; this comes from the coding sequence ATGCAATGCACCGTGCAATGGGAGGGCAGCGACGGCATGGCCTTCACCGCCCACACCGAAACCGGCCACACCCTGCGCATGGACGGCGCCCCAGCCAGCGCACCCGGCGAGCCCGGCGGCCACAACCTCGCCCCGCGTCCGATGGAGACGGTACTCGTGGGCACGGGGGGCTGTACGGCCTACGACGTGGTGTTTATTTTGAAAAAGGCCCGGCAAGATGTACGCGGCTGTACGGTCCGTCTTGACGCGGAGCGAGCCACGGCGGACCCGAAGGTATTCACCCGCATTCACATGCATTTCGTCGTGACAGGGGTGAATCTGCGCGAAGACATGGTGCGCAGAGCCGTCGAGCTGTCGCATACCAAATACTGCTCAGCCAGCGCCATGCTTGAAAAGACGGCGGTGATGACTTTCGATATCGAAATCAAATCAAGTGAAATATAA
- a CDS encoding YqaA family protein: protein MLIPAEWVGAAVASWHALLQSASGPSGLYVLAALSFAAATLIPFSSEAVLLVVISAQPQHTALAVVVATLSNTVGGMTTYALGRWVRHWQTPDAWRWAPQVRHWGAPITVLAWVPGIGDALVVVAGWLRINAWACAGWMLLGRSLRYIAVAGLALAL, encoded by the coding sequence GTGCTGATCCCCGCCGAGTGGGTGGGCGCCGCCGTGGCCTCATGGCATGCGCTGCTGCAGTCCGCCTCCGGCCCGTCCGGGCTGTACGTGCTGGCGGCGCTCAGTTTTGCCGCCGCCACGCTCATCCCCTTCAGCTCCGAAGCCGTGCTGCTCGTGGTGATCTCGGCACAGCCGCAGCACACCGCGCTGGCCGTGGTCGTGGCCACGCTCTCCAACACAGTCGGCGGCATGACCACCTATGCCCTCGGGCGCTGGGTGCGCCATTGGCAGACCCCCGACGCCTGGCGCTGGGCGCCTCAGGTGCGCCACTGGGGCGCGCCCATCACCGTGCTGGCCTGGGTGCCCGGCATAGGCGATGCCCTGGTGGTCGTGGCCGGTTGGCTGCGGATCAACGCCTGGGCCTGCGCCGGGTGGATGCTGCTCGGCCGCAGTCTGCGCTACATCGCTGTCGCCGGTCTGGCCTTGGCGCTCTAG
- the ilvA gene encoding threonine ammonia-lyase, biosynthetic, with protein MAAKHTDYLQRILNARVYDVAIESALEPARNLSRRLHNKVLFKREDTQPVFSFKLRGAYNKMSRLTEAERKRGVICASAGNHAQGVALSAHRLGCRAVIVMPATTPKVKIDAVRALGGASVDVVLQGESYSDAYAHALTLQDKQGLTFVHPFDDPDVIAGQGTIAMEILRQHQAPIHAVFCAIGGGGLISGVAAYIKAVRPEIKVIGVQTVDSDAMLRSVQTGRRVTLSEVGLFCDGTAVKQVGRETFRLVRDLVDDFVVVDTDAVSAAIKDVFEDTRSVLEPSGAMSVAAAKAYCAQHKLKGETLVAVTCGANMNFDRLRFVAERAEVGEAREALFAVTIPEKPGSFRRLCRLVGARNVTEFTYRIKGPEAAHVFVGLTVNGRDDAQKMAQTFERSGYGVLDLTDNELAKVHVRHLVGGPAPRGPQGQSMAENERLLRFDFPERPGALLRFLDALSPDWNISLFHYRNQGGDSGRVLVGIQVPPADKRAFSRFLQQLGYQYSEETDNPATRLFLN; from the coding sequence ATGGCCGCGAAGCATACCGACTATCTGCAGCGTATTTTGAACGCACGGGTGTATGACGTGGCGATCGAGTCTGCGCTGGAGCCCGCGCGCAACCTGTCGCGCCGTCTGCACAACAAGGTGCTGTTCAAGCGCGAGGACACGCAGCCGGTGTTCAGCTTCAAGCTGCGCGGGGCGTACAACAAGATGTCGCGGTTGACCGAGGCTGAACGCAAGCGGGGCGTGATCTGCGCGTCGGCCGGGAATCATGCTCAGGGCGTGGCGCTGTCGGCGCACCGGCTGGGTTGCCGCGCGGTGATCGTGATGCCGGCCACGACGCCGAAGGTGAAGATCGACGCGGTGCGTGCCCTGGGAGGCGCCAGCGTGGACGTCGTGCTGCAGGGCGAGAGCTACAGCGATGCCTATGCCCACGCGCTCACGCTGCAGGACAAGCAGGGGCTGACCTTCGTTCACCCCTTCGACGACCCCGACGTGATCGCGGGCCAGGGCACGATCGCCATGGAGATCCTGCGGCAGCATCAGGCGCCGATTCACGCGGTGTTCTGCGCCATCGGCGGCGGCGGGCTGATCTCGGGCGTGGCCGCTTACATCAAGGCGGTGCGGCCGGAGATCAAGGTGATCGGGGTGCAGACGGTCGATTCCGATGCCATGCTGCGCAGCGTGCAGACGGGCCGCCGGGTCACGCTGTCCGAAGTGGGGCTGTTCTGCGACGGCACCGCGGTGAAGCAGGTCGGGCGCGAGACCTTCCGCCTCGTGCGCGATCTGGTGGACGATTTCGTCGTGGTCGATACCGATGCGGTGAGCGCCGCGATCAAGGACGTGTTCGAAGACACCCGCAGCGTGCTGGAGCCCTCGGGCGCCATGTCGGTGGCCGCCGCCAAGGCCTATTGCGCGCAGCACAAGCTCAAGGGCGAGACTCTCGTGGCCGTGACCTGCGGGGCGAACATGAACTTCGACCGCCTGCGCTTCGTCGCGGAGCGCGCGGAAGTGGGCGAAGCGCGCGAGGCGCTGTTCGCCGTGACCATCCCCGAAAAACCCGGCAGCTTCCGTCGCCTGTGCCGTCTGGTGGGCGCGCGCAACGTGACCGAATTCACCTATCGCATCAAAGGCCCGGAGGCGGCGCATGTGTTCGTCGGCCTGACGGTGAACGGCCGCGACGATGCGCAGAAGATGGCGCAGACCTTCGAGCGCTCGGGCTATGGCGTGCTCGACCTGACCGACAACGAACTGGCGAAGGTGCATGTGCGCCATCTGGTGGGCGGCCCCGCCCCGCGCGGTCCGCAGGGGCAGAGCATGGCGGAGAACGAACGCCTGCTGCGCTTCGATTTTCCGGAACGCCCGGGCGCGCTGCTGCGTTTCCTCGACGCCTTGAGCCCGGACTGGAACATCAGCCTGTTCCACTACCGCAATCAGGGCGGCGACAGCGGCCGGGTGCTGGTCGGCATCCAGGTGCCTCCGGCGGACAAACGCGCGTTCAGCCGCTTTTTGCAGCAACTCGGCTATCAATACAGCGAAGAAACCGACAACCCGGCGACGAGATTGTTCTTGAACTGA
- a CDS encoding DUF4136 domain-containing protein produces the protein MRLPDSLTRLWHCARIGLLLVPALLLGGCASLTDLRATVVTPNPAPQALVGAKVQVQAAPGNADSADAYALQTAVLDAMTQAGMVPLLGAPAPYTARYTYTVRLDLEATYGPSVWPPPVLLPNGTVYFPGGYRGWGGGMFGWMPPPNYYDRSLSLEIRDTATGALIWQSHATTGGYERGLASVALPLAQAALRGFPSEYGEHKVLFPR, from the coding sequence ATGCGCTTACCCGATAGCCTGACCCGCCTTTGGCATTGCGCCCGCATCGGCCTGTTGCTGGTGCCCGCACTGTTGCTCGGCGGTTGCGCCAGCCTCACCGATCTGCGCGCCACGGTCGTGACGCCCAACCCCGCGCCGCAGGCCTTGGTGGGGGCCAAGGTGCAGGTGCAGGCCGCGCCCGGCAATGCCGACAGCGCCGACGCCTACGCCCTTCAGACCGCCGTGCTCGACGCCATGACCCAGGCCGGCATGGTGCCCTTGCTGGGGGCGCCCGCACCCTACACCGCGCGCTACACCTACACCGTGCGTCTCGATCTGGAGGCCACCTACGGCCCCTCGGTCTGGCCGCCTCCGGTGCTGCTGCCCAATGGCACGGTGTATTTCCCCGGCGGATACCGCGGCTGGGGCGGGGGCATGTTCGGCTGGATGCCGCCGCCCAATTACTACGACCGCAGCCTCTCGCTGGAAATCCGCGATACCGCCACCGGCGCGCTGATCTGGCAGTCGCACGCCACGACCGGCGGCTACGAGCGCGGGCTGGCGTCCGTGGCCTTGCCGCTGGCGCAGGCCGCGCTGCGCGGCTTCCCTTCAGAGTACGGGGAACACAAGGTTCTGTTCCCGCGCTGA
- the ttcA gene encoding tRNA 2-thiocytidine(32) synthetase TtcA codes for MIPAEAAATYRSAHKGQFEDNKLSKRLHRLIGQAVVDFNMIEQGDRVMVCMSGGKDSYAMLDILLSLRERAPIDFDLVAVNLDQKQPGFPEHVLPDYLKSRGVPFHIEEQDTYSIVKSIIPEGKTTCGLCSRLRRGILYRVAGELGATKIALGHHRDDILETFFLNLFFGGKLKGMPPKLVSDDGRHVVIRPLAYVEEADLERWAELRAFPLIPCTLCGSQENAQRKQVKAMLRQWERESPGRAQTMFNALTQVVPSHLADRSLFDFASLRATGVPDPAGDIAFDAEPCASTEERPRAQSIQWF; via the coding sequence ATGATTCCCGCAGAAGCCGCTGCCACCTACCGCTCGGCGCACAAGGGCCAGTTCGAGGACAACAAGCTTTCCAAGCGGCTGCACCGCCTCATCGGGCAGGCCGTGGTCGATTTCAACATGATCGAGCAGGGCGACCGGGTGATGGTGTGCATGTCCGGCGGCAAGGACAGCTACGCCATGCTCGACATCCTGCTGAGTCTGCGCGAACGCGCGCCGATCGACTTCGACCTGGTTGCCGTCAACCTCGACCAGAAACAGCCCGGCTTTCCCGAACATGTGCTGCCCGACTATCTCAAGAGCCGCGGCGTGCCCTTTCACATCGAGGAGCAGGACACTTACTCCATCGTCAAGTCCATCATTCCCGAGGGCAAGACCACCTGCGGGCTGTGTTCGCGGCTGCGGCGCGGCATTCTGTACCGCGTCGCGGGTGAGCTCGGCGCCACCAAGATCGCGCTGGGCCATCATCGCGACGACATCCTCGAAACCTTTTTCCTCAATCTGTTCTTCGGCGGCAAGCTCAAGGGCATGCCGCCCAAGCTGGTGAGCGACGATGGACGACACGTGGTCATCCGGCCGCTGGCCTATGTCGAAGAAGCCGACCTGGAGCGCTGGGCCGAGCTGCGCGCCTTTCCGCTCATTCCCTGCACCCTGTGCGGCAGCCAGGAGAATGCGCAGCGCAAACAGGTGAAGGCGATGCTGCGGCAGTGGGAACGCGAGTCTCCGGGCCGCGCGCAGACCATGTTCAACGCGCTCACGCAGGTGGTGCCCTCGCACCTGGCTGACCGCAGCCTGTTCGATTTCGCCAGCCTGCGCGCCACGGGCGTGCCCGATCCGGCGGGCGACATCGCCTTTGATGCCGAACCCTGTGCGAGCACCGAGGAACGCCCGCGCGCACAATCGATCCAATGGTTTTGA
- a CDS encoding dihydroneopterin aldolase, whose amino-acid sequence MFSALSHPALRACRRLFLQNYEVNINIGVHDFEKRAEQRVLINVDLFIPLAMSTPQQDKLDEVVDYDFMRSVIATRIARGHIHLQETLCDDVARIMLEHPRVKAVRVSTEKPDVYPDCESVGVEVFHVKDLQP is encoded by the coding sequence ATGTTCAGCGCCCTGTCGCACCCCGCCCTTCGCGCCTGCCGCCGCCTGTTCTTGCAGAACTACGAGGTCAACATCAACATCGGCGTGCACGACTTCGAGAAACGCGCCGAGCAGCGCGTGCTCATCAATGTCGATCTGTTCATTCCGCTGGCCATGTCCACGCCGCAGCAGGACAAGCTCGACGAAGTGGTCGACTACGACTTCATGCGCAGCGTCATCGCCACGCGCATTGCCCGCGGCCACATTCATCTGCAGGAGACCCTGTGCGACGACGTGGCGCGCATCATGCTCGAACATCCGCGCGTGAAAGCCGTGCGCGTGTCGACCGAAAAGCCCGATGTCTATCCCGATTGCGAGAGTGTGGGCGTCGAAGTGTTCCATGTGAAGGATTTGCAGCCATGA